The genomic interval TTACATGTTTTTCCACGCTTGCAGCGGAAATTTTCACAtggatctaaaaaaaaaaaaacactcctgTTATATACTATATATCAGAATATAAACAAAATGGTTTATTATTCTAACTGGTTTATTCTTGTGGAAACGGGTGAGCAGTTACCGGTCTGCATCACCTGCTACTTTCCTCTGTCATTAGAGCTGGTGCAGTGATTAAATTCAACCTGATCTGCCTTGTTCACTCCTTAAGCCTGCAGAGCTGTGTTTTGGTAGTGACTGTGAAGCAATGCGGGCACTATTCATGTGAAAGTTACGCCAAAGTGGTCCAGTCAGCAGATTCCCCAGTAAGATTGTTGGGATAGTGTTGTGATCAtaaggtgtttgggttttagttttaatttgcaTCTGTATTTTGATCACTTCTgagctctttattattattttgtcttGCTGTATTTagttcatttctctgtgttcattattgCTAGAAAGGCATTGCCATATTAATTCTTTCCTTTGtgttttagtttcttagttcATTCATGTGTTCTGGTCTTTgtgcattttgatttattctgtTAGATCAGTGTTAGTCTTTTCTGTCTTTGGTTTGTAGTTTCTTTGTGTCTAGTTCAGCTTCCTTTGTGTTAATTATTCATCTTCCCTCAGTCTGCCTGTTTACTGTCCACAGCTGTTCCCCTGATTATCTCACCACCATTCACTGCCATTCTCCTctcttccctcagtatataagctctctggttttctttgttaATAGCTGGTTCATTTGCTCAATACTGctctacactgctcaaaactgTTCGAGACTGCTTAATGCCCCATGTAATTCTGCCCTTCATGGCTTCCCTCCATGTTCCTGGTTTGTTTTAGGATTTATTTAGTTTCATGATTATCAGTTCACATCTTTGAACTTTTTGACCTTGGactgtgttgctttttgtttaaacaaacGTTTGTATTTTTGCTCCGCTTCTGCCTCCCTTTTTCCAGCATTTAGGTCCTCCACAACTATCACCCCTTTTGTGAAGGACGTTAGTCACTGGATGGTGAACATTGCTGATCAGAGACCATGGGAGAAATTTTAGCCCCAAGGTTCATTTTCCATCATGatatattttagtttaaaatcATATACATTTACAAGTAGCTTGTTTCATTGTATGTGCCAAATTTCAAGTATCAACTTCCACTTAAATGTAACTCTGTCTTTAAGAATTTCatctacattttaaaaattagaaAAGCACCTTTTATGTTATACATTATTCTCTTGGtgtcttttaaatgtaaaaacataaagcatTTATTATAAACAGATACACCAGGGGTAAAAAAtacagctgaataaaaaaaagatgcaaGGAACAagtgttatgtaatatttaaatacagTATCATAGGCTATTCATAAAAAGAAGCCCAAATGCCAATTGTTAGACATGGCTTTATTGATACagaaaatctaatattaattCTAATATTAATCTTGAAGCTTaagacatttatttatgttgcatGGTCcagtttattaaattttttgtgaattCGTTGTGCTAAATGTTTAGTCACATGTTTACATTTAGATCAAGTAATCAGCTACTGTCATAGGCCtctttttcatttcttaaaggTCTGCAACCCCAGCATTCAACAACAATAACGCCATTGGAGTAAATTTAAGTGCAACCCTGTTTTCCTGTCCCAACCCTTTAAGTATTGGATTTTAAAAAGGGCCTTAGGTGCAATTAATCATGTGTGATTATTTAAACTGCTTGTAtaattttatatcattttatataaGTTTTTTGCAAAACCAATCTGGGTAAAAAGTGTGACCCATATAGGCCTTAAATGCGTCCTGCAATGTGTTAGTCAACTGAAGTGGGTCTCATTCCAGAAGCCTATTAGTAGCCCACGGCTCATTTAACACACATCTGATCTAAGCCAAATCCATATGAGGCCCACATCAATGTGTTGGCTGGGAAATAACGGTTCTTTCTTCCAGCTCCTCAGTTATAGTATGTCTAATATCAAAagacattgtgtttttttatcttgttcATATAAATAATCAAGCATTAAACACAAACCTGCTGGAGTTCCTGAAAGATGTAAGTCCCCACTAAAAGAGGACCTGGACCTAGGATACAAAACCACTGCAGCTCTGATCTGCACTGGATTCACCCCCACTATAGGACCCTAgagaaaaacagttaaaaaacagtgattaaaaaagtaattgtaATGCTACTTACAACCACATTATATTGCAGTGAAAATTACCATTTCAAACACAGCACTGACATTTTATTGGCTACTAAAAGAAATGGAGAGGAAATGTAAATAACACATTTCAGGATTTCAGGATTAATTTGGCCCTGTATGCCAATTTGTCGAACTTTTAGGCTTTGTTTGATCACAACCACAAAATATCAtatcaaatatataaaatatttcttcaatAGTTGAAATATGTATAAACTAAGACCTTAAGTTTGGACAGAGGAGCTCCGATGATTATCACACACATTCATCTTCTCTATATTAATCAgtgtaaagtttatttttcctcATGAATCCTCACTACCGGTTGGATCAGAAAGCTCATCCTATTTAATTTGCAGGGATAACTGGATTATGTTCTTAACTACAGTTTCAGTTGAATTTAGTTTTTACAACTGGCCGTGGCAGCACTACATAGAACTGTGCTATATTTGCTTGTGTAGTTCACTTGTTGGCGCAAATCTTTGTTCCTTAATGTAAGATATTCTTTGCTCTAACTTTATGTGGTGGGATGATTTTTAACTgtatgagttttgttttttgttgggtttttttaccgtgtcctgtctggcagaagcccaacagatttactttcacgagtggagcattacagctaacgctataATGCTCCGCTAGATATATTTGAAAAACTTTCTTAGAAACTGCTTCGGTAtgatttcaattgcaatggacatggagacggaaacaaaaagggaaagagAGAAAGTAAGACAGGTagagcaaaaaggaaaaagggagaggaacagagaagagaaagaaggatgaagataaTGCAAGatactagaagactgcttctacacctgcagaaacatataaaaGCAGCAATGTTACCAAAAGGTGCATGGTACTAATTAATAcaagatgtatttggtggtaactgcagctcaatatagaacatctgtatATCTGGTAACACTTGAAtataaacacctgtgggtgtaagtgtgagcacgcttgtgtatacaaggtttctcaataaaaatatgcaatagcgagtgtgaggagccacagacctgaccccctggacccgagacagacacgGAGGCAATTTGAGTCAAAGACATGTCGGAATGAGTTGTGGTTTGAATGATAGCAATAATGCTATCTGATTGATCAAAATAAGGGAGGTAAACCCTAAATTCTCCATCCCAGAACTGATGTCTGATTTTTTGCTTGAGCTTTACTAATTGGAAAACATTGATTACCCACCTTAAggacaattcaattaaattcagttttctttataaaactgaatttaattggaTAACAACAAATGTGTAAATAATTTACCCATTTTCTTGTCCGTTTCCTCTGTGGTTGCTGGACTATGTTCTGAGTGCTGCTGCCCTCAAACTCCTGATGGTCCATTTGGTCGTGATCTTGTACTGGATGTGTTTCATTCCTCTGTGGGGAGTGCTTTCTGGGTCTCTTGATTTTCTTCTGCTTCCTTGTCTGTCTCTTTGTGAAAGCTCCTCTGTCATTCTTGCccttctcttcttcctcttcagaCCGCTGTGAACCAGATTTAAGCCCAGCACTGCTCTTTAATTCTTGACCATGGTCCATGATTGCCTCTTGGTCTTGCCTACCagggtgtttttcttttgatttggTCGACGAATCCTCGTTCTGATCAGCCACTCTCTCCCTGTCTCCTGTCTCAGGGGGCTGCATGTCTTGTATGAGCAGCTCTTTCTCGCCCACCTCCTCTTTTTTAGTTTCTGGAAGATCCTTTTCTGATGGAGACTTTTGGTTTTCAGTTAATGGGTTGAGATCTTCTGATTCCACCTGAACAGGTATTTCACCGTTAGCAGCAGCAAAATAGAGATCAGCTGAAGGTTCCGATTCTGTGCTGCTCTCTGTTTCCTCCAACAATCCCACCTGCCCATCTTGTTCAGTCAGTTTGTTTGCAGGCTTCTCCTTCTTTTCCTCCACTTTGTCCTCTTCTTCCTCAGTGTCAACACTCTTTTTCTCCTTATATGGTATCTTTTTCTCTGCTTCCAAACTGCCATCTGGCTTCTTTTCATAATTTGAAGTTACTTCACCCTCAGTCATTGCCAGTGCTATGTCAtcatcctcttcctctccttctCCTGCTTcttctgccttcttcttcaAAAGGTCTTTCAGTTCTTCTTCACTCAACAAGACAGCAGggcttttctctcttttttctatCACCTCTTTCTGCCCTTTTGTGGCATTAGTATTATCCTCAGATCTtacttcttcatcttcttgttCTGGACTTCCGGCCTCAAATGTGACCAAAGTGGGAAAGACCTGTGGCATATTGGCCTCCATGGTGATGACCTCCTTACCCAGGAGAGAAGAGAAACATTTGGTTTTTATTGCGTTGCAAAGGTATTCGTGctgtttaaaccttttcacaatttttGATGTTGCAACCACTAACTTGtgcattttattgaaatatgttataaaccaacacaaagtaacaccAAAATCTAAAGTAAGAAAAAAGCATGGTTTTCCAAATTTTGACATATTCAACCCCTTTTAGTCTGATTCTCCTGAATATAATCCTGTGCAAGATATTACCTAATTTGTAAATCAAGTCCACACACATATAGTTTAATCTCactataaatgcagctgttctgtgaagacctcagagttttcttagagaacattagtgaacaaacagcaaaatgaaGGCGAACGAAGACACTAGACAGGTCGGGGATAGAATTGtgaagaggtttaaagcagggttttggtcagtcattttctaccgcttattccatagtgggtcatgggggagctggtgcctatctccagcagtctatgggaaagaggcagggtacaccctggacaggtcgccagtccatcgcagggcaacacacaaacaaccatgcacatactTATTcatatacctaagggcaatttagagttactaattaacctaacaggcatgtctttggactgtgggaggaagccggaatacccGGTGAGAATcaacacatgcatggggagaacatgcaaactccatgcagaaagacccctggccaggaattgaacccaggaccttcttgctgcaaggcaacagtgctaccaactgcgccaccatgcagccacagggttttggttttaataaaaaattgcAAGGATTGACTATTTGACAGAGGACTGTTTAAGCCATCATCTGAATATGGAAAGAGTGTGCCTACCAAAACATATCCATGCAGCTAAACTGAAAGAGTTGGCAAGGAGAGCTTTATTAAGAGAAGCCATAAGGAGGGCCCATGATAGctctggagcagctgcagagatccacaacttaGGTGGGAAAATCTATTGACAAGGCAGCTTATATTCTTGCACACCATAAATCATGCCCttgtggaagagtggcaaaaagaaacctGCTGCCGTAAGTAGTTCCTGTGGAACCGTGGAATAATGTCCTCTGTCACAtgacattattttgcattatttgctgttatttcagcttttaaccttgttctctctattctcttcctagaatttacacctggcctggctctgtgtctacctgtgacacctttctggagaggggaattgtccgagcttctgctggcaacaacttaaagCTCACTCTCTACCGATGGTCCACATGGCCTTGTCTtatagtgtttaaccctttctctctcctagacatggcgattgactgagctttactgtgactaactctatgtgctctctttcagactctaaccttgaaaactggctcagagtttatctgttctttctttctaggtgaaacgactaaaggagctacatccattaacatttactttttcttcccatagaaagtactcctggatcagtgcttctttgttctctttgtgtctctgttctttctctcaaacccccagttggtcatggcagatggccgctcacactgagcctggttctgctggaggtttcttcctgttaaaagggagtttttcctctccgctgtcgctacatgcatgttcagtatgagggattgctgcaaagtcaacgccagtgactgtctactgtctctacatgctcatccgggaggagtgaatgctgcaagtcactgactggatgcaatctgctgggtttccttagatagaaaaactttttatccaatttgaataaataactaactctgactgcactgttcaatggttaggattaattggaatgtatgtacctgactgttgtgaagagccttgagacaacatgtgttgtgaattggcgctatatgaataaaactgaattgaatttaattgaattgagaaTAAAACTGGACATTTTGGTCTACGAAGGCAACGGAATGTATTGTGGAATActttaaaacatggtggtggcagcatcatcaaGCAGTAGGGATTGTTTTCTTCAACATGAACAATGAAGGTGCTCAGATTTGATGGAAAGATGAATCACATTAATGACAGGGCAATCCAGGTAAAAAACCTGCTAGAAGCTCCAAAAAAATTAGACTGTGTAAGAGgctcaccttccaacaggacaacaacaCTAAGTATGCAGCCAaagctgcaatggaatggtttagatggcCCGCGGGCCAACTGCGGCCCATGATCCAGTTTTTATTGGCCCGCAGCAAATTTTGAAAATACAATTGAATATAGCCcgcacaattcaattcaattcagttttatttatatagcgccaattcacaacacatgttgtctcaaggcacttcacaacagtcaggtacatacattccaattaatcctaacaattgaacagtgcagtcggagatagctttttattcaaattggataaaaagtttttctaactaaggaaacccagcagattgcatccagtcagtgacttgcagcattcactcctcctggatgagcatgtagagacagtggacagtcactggcgttgactttgcatcaatccctcatactgagcatgcatgtagcgacagtggagaggaaaaactcccttttaacaggaagaaacgttcagcagaaccaggctcagtgtgagcggccatctgccacgaccgactgggggttagagagaacagagcagagacacaaaaagaacacagaagcactgatccagaagtactttctatgggaaggaaaagtaaatgttaatgaatgtagctcctttagtcgtttcacctagaaagaaagaacagataaactctgagccagttttcaaggttagagtctgaaagagagcacatagagttagttacagtaaaagctcagtcaatttccatgtctaggagagagaaagggttaaacactaaaagacagggctatgtggatcattggtagagggtgagcattaagttgttgccagcagaagctcggacgattcccctctccagaaaggtgtcacaggcagacacagagccaggccaggtgtagcttctaggaagagaaaagagagaacaaagttaaaagctgaaataacagcaaataatgcaaaattggagagtagtgtgagaatataGCGAAGAGGATGAAactggtcgttatgtcctccagcagcctaagcctatagcagcataactacacagatagtttcagatcagattatttagttaagcggcgcttatttacaacaatgtcatctcaaggcacctcacaaagggtcccactgatggtcattgttatactaaaaaccacaatgattgggatacatccctctgtcagactgattataaccattggaaaagagaaggggtcatacaggtagcagaaatggagggtgtgtttgcacctcaaccataactgagctggtttaggttaaacctgactccccattactccatccaacagggggGGAGGAAGGCTCCTAGttagccactctaactataagctttatcaaaaaggaaagttttaagcctagccttaaaagtagacagggtgtctgcctcatggactaaagctgggagctggttccacaggagaggagcctgataactaaaggatctgcctcccattctacttctagagactctaggaaccaccagtaaacctgcagtctgagaacgaagtgctctgttaggaacatattgaacaatcagatctctgatgtatgatggagctagatcattaagggctttatatgtgaggaggagaattttaaattctattctggatttaacagggagccaatgaagggaagctaaaataggaaaaatatgatctctctttttaattttcatcagaactcttgctgcagcattttgaatcagctgaaggcttttaactgcattttgtggacatcctgatagtaaagaattacaatagtccagccttgaagtaacaaatgcatggactagtttttcagcgtcactcctagataggatatttctaattttggcaatgttccggagatgaaagaaggaaatcctagaaacctgtttaatatgggatttaaatgacatgtcctggtcaaaaataacaccaaggttttttactttattatcagaggtcaatttaatgccatccaggttaagtgattgactaagcagtttcttttttaaagactccggtccaaagacgacaacttctgtcttgtctgaatttagaagcaaaacatttaacgtcatccaagtttttatatcttcaaaacatgcttgtagtctatctaactggttgggctcatcaggatttatggataagtaaagctgagtatcatcaacgtaacagtgaaaatttatcccatgctgcctaataatttgacctattggaagcatatatatatagtaaagagaatttgCCCAAGTAcagagccctgtggtactccacaattaaccctggagtttaaagatgatttatcatttacatgaacaaactggaatctgtcagacagataagatttaaaccagcctagcgctgttcccgtgatccctacagcatattccagcctttctaagagaattttgtgatcgactgtatcaaatgcagcactgagatctaacagaaccagaacagacacaagtccattatctgaggccataagaatatcattagtgactttcagcagagctgtttcagtgctatgatgaactgaaactcttcaaacaggtcattgctgtgtaaatgctcacacatttgattagcaacaattttctcaagaattgtagataagaatggaaaattggatataggtctgtaatttttcaagtcatctcgatcaatcgaagatttcttaagtaaaggtttaattacagctaacttaaaagcctgtggtacatatccatttactaaagatagattaatcatatctaaaatggggctggtaatcagagggaacacttccttaaataatttggttgggattgggtctaacatacaagttgaaggtttagatgaagctaatatttctgataactcaggaatcttcacaggatcaaaacagtccataCACAAATcaagttctgcagttatttccaatgttgtctcacttgctgaggatgaattaatcatcttcgggagtatgtcaaagattttctttttaatagaatcaattttatttaagaagaatcccataaagtcatggctgctaagagctaagggaatggatggctcaacagagctatgactctgtgtaagtttagcaactgtaataaagagaaacctaggattattcttgttctcttctattaatgatgagaaataagctgttctggcttggcgaagtgtctttttgtacaaaagtaggctatttttccagattacataggaatcctctaggtgtgtagagcgccgttttctctccaattttctaacattgtgctttaaagtacgcagctctgaattaaaccaaggagctagcctcctattaatgattaccttctttttcaagggggctgcattgtctaatgcatcacgtaatgatgaagaaacactatgaacaaaagaataaatttgtgaaggggcagaaacagaattattgccctccactgtgcttttcagtgataatgaggaaattaaaagtggaacagattatttgaaggttgttacagcatcgcctgataatgatctactataatgaaattttctttcaggtgtggagtactcggttaaattaaactcaaaggttattaagaaatggtcagacaggacagggttatgagagaatattgttatgtctttacactcaatgccatatgtcagcacaaggtccagagaatgaagacaaaggtgggtaggtttgttaatgttttgatcaaagccagttgagtctaagatagcattaaacgctatatttaggctatcactttcagcgtctacatgaatgttaaaatcccccgctataataactttatctgtatttaacactaaatcagataaaaggtctgaaaactgatctaaaaattgagagtaagtcctggtggacggtacaaaacaacaaaccgaagaggttttagtgctttgcaatttggatgaggaaaactaaggattaaatattcaaaagagttgtagctattgattggtcttgggctaatcaataaatccgactgaaagatggttgctactcctcctccttgcccagtaatttgaggaatgtgaaaatgttaataattagtaggagttgactcatttatagtaacataatcctcaaGAAGCTTAAGGTCAACACTGTTGCACATCTCAGTTTCAACACTAGATGGAGCAAGCCACAGAAATGAAATTAGTCGAAGAAAAGCTTTTACCGCCAGTCACCAGAAATGGCAGCACCGTAGAAATGCAAAATAGCAAGTGTAGAAAATTTCAAACACGGTGGGAAAATTAGTATTTCTTCAAAGAAATCAATGGAAAGTGTGTCTGATTTGTAATGAAGATGTTGCTGTGATGAAAGAGTATAATGTCCGTCGGCACTATGAGACCAAACATCAGAGCTACACATCGTACACCGGTGccgaaaaacacagaaagtcaAGCAAACGGCAGCTAGCCTTCAAGCTCAACAGCAGGCTTTTTTTCGTGCTAGTAACATACAGGAAAACGCCACAACAGCAAGTTATGAAGCCGCCAAACTTATTGCCCAGCACGGAAAACCGTTTTCAGACGGTGATTTTATAAAGCAGTGCCTCATCAAAGTCACAGAAATAATGTACCCAGAAAAAGTGTCGGATTTCAACAATGTGAACTTATCCAGGAATACAGTGGTGCGGAGAATCGAGGACTGTCAGCTAACTTGAAACTCCAGCTGAGAGACAACGCTTGTGCTTTTTACTCGATAGACTGCGATGAGAGCACAGATAACACAGACACCGCACAACTGTTCATTTTTAGAGTATGATAACTTTTGCTGTACGGAGGAGCTGCTTGCTATGATGAGCCTAAAGGGCACAACGATGGGAAAAGATATTTTTGAAGCTGTGTCAGAGGCAGTTgaaaatatgggatttaaatgggACAAGCTCTGCGCAAGGGAATGGCCTCGTTGGTAAAAGAGAACGGAGGTGAGGCTGTTAGGATGCACTGTATAATCCACCAAGAGGCACTGTGTGCCAAGACTGTCCAGCTGGGCGATGTGATGAACACTGTTGTAAAAACTGTCACAATAATTTGAGCTAGAGGACTGTACCACTGAGAATTTCAGGGTTCTCTATCTGATGTGGATGCTGAATACGGTGATGTACTCTCTAAATCGACCAATTTTTAAAAGAGAAGGGCTGACCCTCTGTGGCTGGCCGACCTGGCGTTTTTAGTTGATCTTACGCATCATCTGAATACACTGAACAAGAACTTACAAGGCAAAGAACAGCTGGTGTCACACCTGTATGCGCAAATTAAAGCCTTCTGCCTAAAGCTTCGTCTGTTTGAGACGCAACTATACGAGGCTTTAACGCTGCACACTTCCCTGCGCTGTCTGAAATCAAGTCTGCTTTTCCAAAGGCCGACCTTTCggctaaaaaaagagaaatacgTGTCTGTGATTGCATCTCTCGTGACAGGATTCAACCAGCGTTTCAAAGATTTTTCTGtcattgaaaaacaaatcaagctGTTTTCGACCCCCTTCCTGCTGGATGCAGAAGAAGCGGAAGAGAGTCTGCAGTTAGAACTGATTGAAATGCAATGTGATGATTCTCTGAAGAGTCAACTTCAGCTTCTCTCCCTCCCTGAATCCTATCAGATTTCGATAATGCCGAGTTTTCTCTGATGAGACGCAACGCAAAAAGAATGATGAGCCTGTTCGGCTCAACATGTATATGTGAACAAACATTTTCTCTATTAAATCAGAACAAAAGTAGACTGAGAACCAGAATGACCGATAGCCATCTCTGCGAAGTCCTTCGTATCTCAACCACCAAACTTTCTCCTGACATGTCACCCTCCTTTAATCCAAAGGACAGCATCACTGCTCCCACTGAGTGCAATGTTCCTCACATTATATGTGAGTTAGAAATACACACAGTATCTCCTAGTATGTGTTCTTAACGTatatgtttaatgcatgtttttgattTATTGCATGTGAAgtaattaaaaagttaaaataagaaATTCACACAAAATATATGCGTCAATATGTCCCATCTAGTGTGTGG from Girardinichthys multiradiatus isolate DD_20200921_A chromosome 5, DD_fGirMul_XY1, whole genome shotgun sequence carries:
- the sparcl1 gene encoding SPARC-like protein 1; this encodes MRVCLMFIFLLGATFASTVKGKSHGKHHGIQKTSHSATEKEVITMEANMPQVFPTLVTFEAGSPEQEDEEVRSEDNTNATKGQKEVIEKREKSPAVLLSEEELKDLLKKKAEEAGEGEEEDDDIALAMTEGEVTSNYEKKPDGSLEAEKKIPYKEKKSVDTEEEEDKVEEKKEKPANKLTEQDGQVGLLEETESSTESEPSADLYFAAANGEIPVQVESEDLNPLTENQKSPSEKDLPETKKEEVGEKELLIQDMQPPETGDRERVADQNEDSSTKSKEKHPGRQDQEAIMDHGQELKSSAGLKSGSQRSEEEEEKGKNDRGAFTKRQTRKQKKIKRPRKHSPQRNETHPVQDHDQMDHQEFEGSSTQNIVQQPQRKRTRKWGPIVGVNPVQIRAAVVLYPRSRSSFSGDLHLSGTPADPCENFRCKRGKTCKLDGDGNPGCVCQEPLECPPSMNEFEHVCGTDNKTYDTSCKLFAAKCNLEGTKRGHKLNLDYLGPCKLIPKCMKNELVQFPLRMRDWLKNVLLQLYEHDSTSPGFLTPKQRFRVKKIFENERLLHAGNHSVELLVQDFEKNYNMYIYPVHWEFAKLDQHPTDRILSHSELAPLRVPLVPMEHCIPLFFQECDADKDKQITFKEWTSCFGIKDEDMDVNLLF